One segment of Acidovorax sp. DW039 DNA contains the following:
- a CDS encoding SAM-dependent methyltransferase → MTVLTQELADHITQAIAAEGGWLGFDRFMQLALYTPGLGYYANDSTKFGAMPESGSDFVTAPELTPLFGQTLAVQVGEALERTDTHEVWEFGAGSGALALQLLDALGDRVQRYTIVDLSGSLRARQQAKLIAHAHKLRWVDALPEKFSGVVVGNEVLDAMPVQLLARHGGQQGGVWHERGVVVAEDGSFAWADRPTNLRPPIDIEGPQDYLTEIHAQGEGFIRMLADRLERGAAFLLDYGFGEDEYYHPQRHMGTVMCHQGHLADGDPLVEVGRKDITAHVNFTAMALAAQEAGMQVLGYTTQAHFLINCGLLSKMELLAQAERATAAKLIMEHEMGELFKVLALGAGDAWEPLGFAHGDRSHRL, encoded by the coding sequence ATGACTGTCCTCACTCAAGAACTTGCTGACCACATCACCCAGGCCATTGCCGCCGAGGGTGGATGGCTGGGTTTTGACCGTTTCATGCAACTTGCGCTGTACACGCCCGGCCTGGGCTACTACGCCAACGACTCCACCAAATTTGGCGCCATGCCCGAATCGGGCAGCGACTTTGTGACTGCCCCTGAACTCACCCCCCTGTTCGGCCAGACGCTGGCCGTGCAGGTGGGCGAGGCGCTGGAGCGCACCGACACCCATGAAGTGTGGGAGTTTGGCGCAGGCTCAGGCGCGCTGGCGCTGCAGTTGCTGGATGCGCTGGGCGACCGAGTGCAGCGCTACACCATCGTCGATTTGTCGGGCAGCCTGCGCGCCCGCCAGCAGGCCAAGCTGATCGCCCACGCCCACAAACTGCGCTGGGTGGATGCGCTGCCCGAAAAGTTCAGCGGCGTGGTGGTGGGCAACGAAGTGCTGGACGCCATGCCCGTGCAACTGCTGGCGCGCCATGGCGGCCAGCAGGGCGGTGTGTGGCATGAGCGGGGCGTGGTGGTGGCAGAAGACGGCAGTTTTGCCTGGGCCGACCGCCCCACCAACCTGCGCCCGCCCATCGACATTGAAGGCCCGCAGGACTATCTGACCGAAATCCACGCCCAGGGCGAAGGCTTCATCCGCATGCTGGCCGACCGGCTGGAGCGGGGTGCGGCCTTTTTGCTGGACTATGGTTTTGGCGAAGACGAGTACTACCACCCCCAGCGCCATATGGGCACAGTGATGTGCCACCAGGGCCACCTGGCCGATGGCGACCCGCTGGTCGAGGTGGGCCGCAAGGACATCACCGCGCACGTCAACTTCACGGCCATGGCGCTGGCCGCGCAAGAGGCGGGCATGCAGGTGCTGGGTTACACCACGCAGGCGCACTTCCTCATCAACTGCGGTTTGCTATCAAAAATGGAGCTGCTTGCGCAAGCAGAGCGGGCGACAGCGGCCAAATTGATCATGGAGCACGAAATGGGCGAGCTGTTCAAGGTGCTGGCCCTAGGTGCAGGCGATGCGTGGGAGCCCCTGGGGTTTGCACACGGCGACCGGTCCCACCGCCTCTGA
- a CDS encoding DUF2905 domain-containing protein, which translates to MLRWLIVIFLALVLINGFGPWLQRMGLGRLPGDFQFRLFGRDWFIPLTSTVLLSFVVSLLVKWL; encoded by the coding sequence ATGCTCCGCTGGCTCATCGTCATCTTTCTGGCCCTTGTGCTCATCAACGGCTTTGGGCCGTGGCTGCAGCGCATGGGGCTGGGGCGATTGCCGGGTGATTTTCAGTTCCGCCTGTTCGGCAGGGACTGGTTCATTCCCCTGACCAGCACGGTGCTGTTGAGCTTTGTGGTGAGCCTGCTGGTCAAGTGGCTCTAG
- a CDS encoding SDR family oxidoreductase translates to MDNKNWVLITGSAHRLGREIALAFAKAGWNILCHYRTSKDSAQRTQQEVQAAGAACLLVEVDLAQGDAAERLMDQCVQLAGQPPQCIVNNASIFEPDDAPSATAEGLQRHFQVNTATPLLLANALYNRVRQGLDVAHGTHCVIHVLDQKVHNLNPDYFSYTVSKLALERSVALQAQALAPTVRVCGLSPGLLYLSGPQTQDNFDKASLVNLMQKPIDPADVAQGALFLAQNTSINGCTLRTDNGQHLIPLSRDVMWAIEEGAH, encoded by the coding sequence ATGGACAATAAAAACTGGGTTTTGATCACCGGCAGCGCACATCGACTAGGTCGAGAAATCGCCCTAGCCTTTGCGAAAGCGGGCTGGAACATTCTGTGCCATTACCGGACATCGAAAGACAGCGCGCAGAGAACCCAACAGGAAGTGCAAGCGGCTGGAGCAGCCTGCCTGCTTGTAGAAGTGGATCTTGCGCAAGGCGATGCAGCAGAGCGTTTGATGGATCAGTGCGTCCAGCTCGCGGGACAGCCTCCACAGTGCATTGTCAACAACGCCTCGATTTTCGAGCCCGATGATGCACCTTCCGCAACCGCCGAGGGACTGCAAAGGCACTTTCAGGTCAACACGGCAACTCCGCTGCTTTTGGCCAATGCCCTCTACAACCGGGTGCGCCAAGGACTTGACGTTGCTCATGGGACACACTGCGTGATCCATGTGCTGGATCAGAAAGTGCACAACCTGAATCCCGATTATTTCTCCTACACCGTCAGCAAGCTGGCGCTGGAGCGCAGCGTAGCGCTGCAGGCACAGGCTTTGGCCCCGACAGTCAGAGTGTGCGGGCTATCGCCCGGGCTGCTGTATCTGAGCGGCCCGCAAACCCAGGACAATTTTGACAAGGCCAGTTTGGTCAATCTGATGCAAAAACCCATTGATCCCGCAGATGTGGCCCAAGGGGCGCTGTTCTTGGCACAAAACACCAGCATCAATGGCTGCACACTCAGGACAGACAATGGCCAGCACCTCATCCCGCTGAGCAGGGATGTGATGTGGGCCATTGAAGAAGGGGCTCACTGA
- the trxC gene encoding thioredoxin TrxC produces the protein MTEALHVVCPHCHVTNRVQAPQLGSAPDCGQCHKPLFAGAPLELDGASFDKHVARNQIPVVVDFWAPWCGPCRQMAPAFAQAARELEPRVRLTKLDTEAHPQIAARYGIRSIPTMILFRGGAEVARVSGAMGAADIARWVQAAS, from the coding sequence ATGACTGAAGCTCTGCATGTTGTTTGCCCCCACTGCCATGTGACCAATCGCGTGCAGGCGCCTCAGCTGGGCAGTGCCCCGGATTGCGGGCAGTGCCACAAGCCTTTGTTTGCAGGGGCTCCGCTGGAGCTGGATGGGGCGAGCTTTGACAAGCATGTCGCCCGCAACCAGATTCCTGTGGTGGTGGATTTCTGGGCACCCTGGTGTGGCCCATGTCGGCAGATGGCCCCAGCCTTTGCTCAGGCCGCACGAGAGCTGGAGCCGCGGGTACGCCTGACCAAACTGGATACCGAAGCCCATCCACAAATTGCAGCGCGCTACGGTATCCGCAGCATTCCCACCATGATCCTCTTTCGCGGCGGTGCAGAAGTGGCGCGGGTCTCCGGCGCCATGGGGGCGGCCGACATTGCGCGGTGGGTGCAGGCTGCCAGTTGA
- a CDS encoding DoxX family protein, which produces MEALTPHSLLALVARVALAGIFWASARTKVEGWFTITEGTYALFRDEYRVPVLPPELAAQLATVGEHAGAVMLVLGLATRLSSLGLLGMTLVIQLFVYPDAWATHLSWAGLMLYLAGRGGGMLALDHVLAQGLFKAS; this is translated from the coding sequence ATGGAAGCCCTCACGCCCCACAGCCTGCTGGCCCTGGTGGCACGCGTGGCATTGGCTGGCATCTTCTGGGCCTCCGCTCGCACCAAGGTGGAAGGGTGGTTCACCATCACCGAAGGCACCTATGCCCTTTTTCGGGATGAGTACCGGGTGCCTGTTTTGCCGCCCGAGCTGGCGGCGCAGCTAGCCACGGTGGGTGAGCACGCCGGGGCCGTGATGCTGGTGCTGGGGTTGGCAACCCGCCTGTCTTCCTTGGGGTTGCTGGGCATGACGCTGGTGATCCAGCTGTTTGTGTACCCCGACGCCTGGGCAACCCACCTGTCATGGGCGGGGCTGATGCTGTACTTGGCAGGCCGGGGTGGGGGAATGCTGGCCCTGGACCATGTGCTGGCGCAGGGCCTATTCAAGGCAAGCTGA
- the otsA gene encoding alpha,alpha-trehalose-phosphate synthase (UDP-forming), translating to MSRLVVISNRIADPRKPAAGGLAVALGDALNKTGGLWFGWSGNIAEEGSPGEGEMHVRQAGTVTLATVNLCREDHDTYYHGYSNSVLWPVFHYRLDLADFNARYIAGYRRVNQMFARKLLPLLRDDDILWIHDYHLIPLAAELRTMGCRQRMGFFLHIPMPPPLIMAAIPQHEWLMRSFMAYDLVGLQSEADVSHFKRYVRNEGSAEEVDSTRVRAFGATVAVKAFPIGIDVDEFSRLTLAPEAMETCQGMREEYSRRRLLMGIDRLDYSKGIPHRVRAFRELLDRYPENRGSATLIMIASPSRDDVNAYGDLRQELEGLCGSVNGDYGELDWMPVRYIHRMVARKRVPGLCRAAAVGLVTPLRDGMNLVAKEYVVAQDPEDPGVLVLSRFAGAAEQLKEALLVNPYDPEGMANCIQQALQMPLEERQQRHQKLMARIREFDVHWWRKAFLQALNEASA from the coding sequence ATGAGCCGTCTTGTTGTCATCTCCAATCGCATTGCCGACCCCCGCAAACCCGCCGCTGGAGGCTTGGCTGTTGCACTGGGCGATGCGTTGAACAAGACCGGCGGCCTCTGGTTCGGCTGGAGCGGCAACATTGCCGAAGAGGGCTCCCCCGGCGAGGGCGAAATGCATGTGCGCCAGGCGGGCACTGTCACACTGGCCACGGTAAACCTGTGCCGCGAAGACCACGACACGTACTACCACGGCTACAGCAACAGTGTGCTGTGGCCCGTGTTCCATTACCGGCTCGATCTGGCCGACTTCAACGCCCGCTACATCGCCGGTTACCGGCGCGTGAACCAGATGTTTGCGCGCAAACTGCTGCCTTTGCTGCGTGATGACGACATCCTCTGGATTCACGACTACCACCTGATCCCCCTGGCAGCAGAGCTGCGCACCATGGGTTGCCGTCAGCGCATGGGCTTCTTTCTGCACATCCCCATGCCGCCGCCGCTCATCATGGCGGCCATTCCGCAGCATGAGTGGCTGATGCGGTCTTTCATGGCCTATGACCTGGTGGGTCTGCAAAGCGAAGCAGATGTGTCGCACTTCAAGCGCTATGTCCGCAACGAGGGCAGCGCCGAAGAGGTGGACAGCACACGGGTGCGGGCCTTTGGCGCCACTGTCGCCGTCAAGGCCTTCCCCATCGGCATCGATGTGGATGAGTTCAGCCGCCTGACCCTGGCCCCAGAAGCCATGGAGACCTGCCAGGGCATGCGCGAGGAATACTCGCGCCGACGCCTGCTGATGGGCATTGACCGGCTGGACTATTCCAAGGGCATACCGCACCGCGTGCGGGCGTTTCGCGAACTGCTAGACCGCTACCCCGAGAACCGGGGCAGTGCCACGCTGATCATGATCGCTTCGCCAAGCCGCGATGACGTGAATGCCTATGGGGACCTGCGACAGGAGCTGGAGGGCCTGTGCGGCTCCGTCAATGGCGACTACGGCGAGCTGGACTGGATGCCCGTGCGCTACATCCACCGCATGGTGGCGCGCAAACGGGTGCCTGGCCTGTGCCGTGCGGCGGCGGTGGGCCTGGTCACACCGCTGCGCGACGGCATGAATCTGGTGGCCAAGGAATATGTGGTGGCTCAGGACCCTGAGGACCCGGGCGTGCTCGTGCTCTCCCGCTTTGCGGGCGCGGCCGAGCAACTGAAGGAAGCCTTGCTGGTCAACCCCTATGACCCGGAAGGCATGGCCAACTGCATTCAGCAGGCACTGCAGATGCCTTTGGAAGAAAGACAGCAGCGGCACCAGAAGCTGATGGCGCGCATCCGCGAGTTTGATGTGCACTGGTGGCGCAAGGCATTTCTGCAAGCGCTGAACGAGGCCAGTGCCTGA
- the otsB gene encoding trehalose-phosphatase produces MQQPPPLTAAHALFLDFDGTLAELAPHPDAVQVAPGLIGQLGLLQQRLQGALAVVTGRPLADVDRFLHPLQLPAAFEHGAHYRWPDGSTHTSHPPDLAPVLLAAQQLAARHPPLLVEAKRASVALHYRAAPELEALCEAVMTQALESTQGLELMPGKCVLEVKAQGVDKGRAIADFMERAPYAGRIPVFAGDDVTDEKGFAAVQALGGWGIKVGGGTTTAQYRCASPEGVRIWLQTLKG; encoded by the coding sequence ATGCAGCAGCCGCCTCCCCTGACCGCAGCGCACGCGCTCTTCCTGGACTTTGACGGAACCCTGGCCGAACTGGCCCCACACCCTGATGCCGTGCAGGTTGCACCCGGGTTGATTGGCCAGTTGGGCCTGTTGCAGCAGCGGCTGCAGGGCGCTTTGGCGGTGGTGACCGGGCGGCCCCTGGCAGACGTGGACCGGTTTCTTCACCCACTGCAACTGCCTGCCGCTTTTGAGCACGGCGCGCACTACCGTTGGCCCGATGGGTCTACGCATACTTCCCATCCGCCTGATCTGGCCCCGGTGCTGCTGGCGGCGCAGCAGCTGGCAGCACGCCACCCGCCCTTGCTGGTGGAGGCCAAGCGTGCCAGCGTGGCCCTGCACTACCGCGCCGCACCTGAGCTGGAGGCCCTGTGCGAAGCTGTGATGACACAAGCCCTGGAGTCAACCCAGGGCCTTGAATTGATGCCGGGCAAATGCGTGCTGGAAGTCAAAGCCCAAGGGGTGGACAAAGGTCGGGCGATCGCCGACTTCATGGAGCGTGCGCCCTATGCGGGCCGCATCCCCGTCTTCGCGGGGGACGATGTGACCGACGAAAAGGGCTTTGCTGCGGTGCAAGCGCTGGGGGGCTGGGGTATCAAGGTGGGAGGGGGAACGACCACCGCACAGTACCGATGCGCATCCCCCGAAGGGGTCCGCATCTGGCTGCAAACGCTGAAAGGCTGA